The following proteins are encoded in a genomic region of Xenopus laevis strain J_2021 chromosome 3L, Xenopus_laevis_v10.1, whole genome shotgun sequence:
- the mapk6.L gene encoding mitogen-activated protein kinase 6, whose protein sequence is MAEKFESLMNIHGFDLGSRYMDLKPLGYGGNGLVFSAVDNDCDKRVAVKKIVLTDPQSVKHALREIKIIRRLDHDNIVKVFEILGPNGRQLTDDVSSLTELNCVYIVQDYMETDLAKLLEQGQLREEHARLFMYQLLRGLKYIHSANVLHRDLKPANLFINTEDLVVKIGDFGLARIMDPHYSHKGHLSEGLVTKWYRSPRLLLSPNNYTKAIDMWAAGCIFAEMLTGKTLFAGAHELEQMQLILESIPVVHEEDRQELLNVIPVYIKNDISEPHKPLPHLLPGISSEALDFLEQILTFSPMDRLTAEEALSHPYMSIYSFPLDEPISSHPFHIEDEVDDILLMDDSHSHVYNWERYHESDFSDHDWPIHNNFEIDEVQRDPRALSDGSEDEEVQVDPRKYLDGDREKYLEDPAFDPHFSTEPCWQYLDHHENKYCDLECSHTCNYKMRSSSYLENLVWKESEVNHYYEPKLIIDLSNWKEQNKEKSDKKGKSKCEKNGLVKAQLALVEASQQLVEKEREKHREFDFDSFIAGTIELSLQHDSSCVDKLNDLNSSVTQLELKNLISKSVSMEKQEKGMANLAQLGARNQNSWDSQIVSGEDCFLKDQFCCDVRKDDHVKKETSYTSYLDDFFSKKEETEVPETEISGDAKVSVKEYDDGLLSFNGDLIFNKQLDCIGIPPFHNPVGSPLKSIQATLAPSAMKSSPQIPHKTYSSILKHLN, encoded by the exons ATGGCAGAAAAGTTTGAAAGCCTCATGAACATTCATGGATTTGATTTGGGATCCAGATATATGGACTTAAAACCTCTTGGCTACGGTGGTAATGGCTTAGTTTTTTCTGCTGTTGATAATGACTGTGATAAGCGGGTGGCTGTGAAGAAAATCGTTCTGACCGATCCTCAGAGTGTGAAACATGCTCTGCGAGAGATTAAAATTATCCGGAGACTTGACCATGATAACATTGTGAAAGTATTTGAAATTCTCGGTCCTAATGGAAGACAGTTAACAGATGATGTGAGCTCTTTAACAGAGTTGAACTGTGTTTACATTGTCCAAGACTACATGGAGACTGACCTTGCTAAACTGCTAGAGCAGGGCCAGTTAAGAGAAGAGCATGCAAGGCTCTTCATGTATCAGCTGCTACGTGGGCTTAAGTATATCCACTCCGCTAATGTGCTACACAGAGATCTTAAACCAGCAAACCTTTTCATAAACACAGAAGATCTAGTGGTGAAAATTGGAGATTTTGGTCTTGCACGTATTATGGATCCCCATTACTCTCATAAG ggACATCTTTCTGAAGGACTTGTTACAAAATGGTACAGATCTCCCAGACTCTTACTTTCTCCCAACAATTACACTAAAGCAATTGACATGTGGGCTGCTGGATGTATCTTTGCAGAAATGTTAACTGGAAAAACCCTTTTTGCAG GTGCACACGAGCTTGAACAGATGCAGCTCATCCTGGAATCAATACCAGTTGTGCATGAAGAAGACCGCCAAGAGCTCCTCAATGTAATCCCAGTGTATATCAAAAATGACATTTCCGAGCCGCATAAGCCTTTACCACATCTGCTTCCAGGCATCAGCTCAGAGG CGCTGGATTTTCTGGAGCAAATATTAACATTCAGTCCTATGGACAGACTAACAGCAGAAGAAGCTTTGTCCCACCCATACATGAGCATTTACTCTTTTCCACTGGATGAGCCAATTTCAAGCCATCCTTTTCACATTGAGGATGAGGTAGACGATATTTTATTGATGGATGACAGCCACAGCCATGTGTATAACTGGGAAAG ATATCACGAAAGCGATTTTTCAGACCATGATTGGCCTATACATAATAATTTTGAAATCGATGAAGTTCAGCGTGACCCTCGGGCTCTCTCTGATGGTAGTGAAGATGAAGAAGTACAAGTGGACCCTCGCAAATATCTTGATGGAGACCGGGAAAAGTATCTTGAAGATCCTGCGTTTGACCCTCACTTTTCTACTGAGCCTTGCTGGCAATATCTAGATCaccatgaaaataaatattgtgatCTTGAATGTAGCCATACATGTAACTACAAAATGAGATCTTCCTCTTATTTAGAAAACTTAGTATGGAAGGAGAGTGAAGTTAACCATTATTATGAGCCAAAGCTTATCATTGATCTTTCTAACTGGAAGGAACAAAATAAGGAGAAGTCAGATAAGAAGGGGAAATCCAAATGTGAAAAGAATGGTTTAGTGAAAGCTCAGTTAGCACTAGTAGAAGCTTCACAGCAACTGGTTGAGAAGGAAAGGGAAAAGCACAGAGAATTTGACTTTGATTCATTTATTGCAGGTACCATTGAGCTTAGTTTGCAGCATGATTCCTCTTGCGTAGACAAACTCAATGACTTAAATAGCTCAGTGACACAACTTGAACTGAAGAATTTGATCTCAAAGTCAGTAAGCATGGAAAAACAAGAGAAAGGAATGGCCAACTTGGCACAGTTGGGTGCTAGAAATCAGAATTCTTGGGACAGCCAGATTGTTAGTGGGGAAGACTGCTTTCTGAAAGACCAGTTTTGTTGTGATGTAAGGAAAGATGATcatgttaagaaggaaaccagCTATACAAGTTACTTAGatgatttttttagcaaaaaagaagAGACAGAGGTGCCAGAAACAGAGATATCGGGAGATGCAAAGGTCAGCGTTAAAGAATATGATGATGGCCTCTTGAGTTTTAATGGAGACCTCATCTTTAATAAGCAACTGGATTGCATAGGTATACCTCCGTTTCATAATCCTGTTGGCTCCCCACTAAAATCTATACAAGCCACGTTGGCTCCATCTGCCATGAAATCTTCCCCTCAAATTCCTCACAAAACCTACAGCAGCATTCTGAAACATCTGAACTGA